In Glycine max cultivar Williams 82 chromosome 7, Glycine_max_v4.0, whole genome shotgun sequence, a single window of DNA contains:
- the LOC100815085 gene encoding GTP-binding protein ERG isoform X2 yields the protein MKALRTLRRTLYSPTPATVFRAFFSAQPQPHHDDPTDSSVFDSSHYALEAEPTLKPEPKPTWDEKYRARADRVVFGEEGPKGKLRVKEEEDERRRRALAKALLEAAMDEGEDEEEEGKGAGLVKEDDQKSLSVGIIGAPNAGKSALTNYMVGTKVAAVSRKTNTTTHEVVGVLTKGDTQITIWQLHIPPRALIFCWRLLKNRLPTKVNLLRRNVITQEASCPLCDCLQEDVGHLFFNCKKTNGLWWESLSWVRVVGPLSFNPVQHFYQFCDGFGTNVNYSTRCGWWIALTSSIWQHRNQLVFQGKPFDPWKVMDHGIFLAWSWLKAKDKDFSTSFNHWSSNISSFVD from the exons ATGAAAGCTCTGAGAACCCTAAGAAGAACCCTCTATTCCCCAACACCCGCAACCGTTTTTCGCGCCTTCTTCTCCGCACAACCACAGCCGCACCACGATGACCCCACCGACTCCTCCGTCTTCGATAGTTCCCACTACGCCCTTGAGGCCGAGCCCACGCTCAAGCCCGAGCCAAAGCCCACGTGGGACGAGAAGTACCGGGCCAGGGCGGACCGGGTGGTGTTCGGGGAAGAGGGCCCCAAGGGGAAGCTGCGggtgaaggaggaggaggatgagAGGCGGAGAAGGGCCCTCGCGAAGGCCCTTCTCGAAGCTGCGATGGACGAGGGCGAAGACGAAGAGGAGGAAGGGAAAGGAGCGGGCTTGGTGAAGGAGGACGACCAGAAGTCGCTGTCCGTGGGAATCATTGGCGCCCCCAATGCTGGCAAGTCTGCGCTGACTAATTACATG GTTGGGACGAAGGTGGCAGCAGTTTCTCGGAAGACGAATACTACAACTCATGAAGTTGTGGGAGTGTTAACTAAAGGAGACACCCAAATT ACAATCTGGCAGCTGCACATTCCACCTCGGGCACTCATTTTTTGTTGGAGACTTCTTAAGAATCGACTCCCTACCAAGGTCAACCTCTTAAGAAGAAATGTCATCACTCAGGAAGCCTCTTGCCCCTTATGTGATTGTCTGCAGGAAGATGTGggccatttgttctttaatTGTAAAAAGACAAATGGCTTGTGGTGGGAATCTTTGAGCTGGGTCCGGGTAGTAGGTCCACTTTCCTTTAATCCTGTTCAACACTTCTATCAATTCTGTGATGGGTTTGGGACAAATGTGAACTATAGTACAAGGTGTGGGTGGTGGATTGCCTTAACCAGTTCTATATGGCAGCATAGGAATCAGCTGGTTTTCCAAGGAAAACCTTTTGATCCTTGGAAAGTCATGGACCATGGTATCTTTCTAGCTTGGTCTTGGTTAAAGGCTAAGGATAAAGATTTTAGTACTAGTTTCAATCATTGGTCCTCTAATATATCCAGTTTCGTTGATTAG